Below is a genomic region from Zea mays cultivar B73 chromosome 9, Zm-B73-REFERENCE-NAM-5.0, whole genome shotgun sequence.
TTGCTATATATATGGTGTAATATTTATgaaaaggtaaatagaaagccaaATAGAGAGATAAAAATAAATAGTCTCTTGGAGATATTCTTATATGTCTGATTGTATTCGCGTACTTTTTAGCTCTTATTTTTTTTATGTTGGTGGATTCAAACCTACCGTTAGATATAATGTTTATGATTATTATTATATTTGATACAAATTTGGCATTATCAAATTTATATTATACTTATACATATAATAGTTTAAAACTATTGATCACAAGCTGGACGTTTTTTCATCACAAAGGTTGGACTGTTTGAATCTTGATTGACTTATAAGCTGGACGAACCTGATCAATATGCTTATCATTTGCCCCTCCGGTCACCCCGCTGTCGGGAAGCCGACGCGATTTCGTCCCCTGACGGGACCAGGGCTCCGCTGCCGCCTCTTCGCCCCTATATGGCGGTCCCGAGGCCTCGAATCCGCGCTCTACGTCGAGGCACGCTGCTCCTCTTCCTCCTCGTCCCGCTCATCTACTCCGGTACGGATCTCTCCTTTCTCTCGTCCAGTTCCCCTCGTAATGAGGACGCCCCCCTGACGATCCAATCCGCGCCAGTGTCCAGGCTGCAACCCTGGGCGCCGGAGAAGGGCGTGTGCCTGCCACCCCCAACCGCGCCGAAGCGACCTGACCATCTCGTGCTCGGTCCCGCCGCTGGACAGGGCCGCCCCGACCGCCTCCAGTGCCGAGGTTAATACTCTCGCTTCGGCAAGCTCCATTCATGCTGAATTTAGTGATTTTTATGGAGGCTGCTTAGATCTTTGTTCGAGACATTTCGGGCTATCTAGGTACGGAGGATTGCTTTGAAAATTCAGCAACCGTTACCAATGTCATTGTGGCAGTGGAATGTTTTGTGTTGAGGGTACAAGTTTAACATTTGATAGTCCATGTCCAATTAATAGAGCATCGTGCACTGGAATCGTTTTGCTATGCCATCACACGGTAATATTTATCTTTTTGAGAGAGAAAATGGTGGGGATATGATTGCATTCATTCTGCATTGTGGCTCTGCCACTGTAATATTAGATTTTGTTGAGCTGGATTTACCGCCTAACAAACTGTAAGCCTTTGTTTTTCTGTGATAAGCATAGGGCAAAATCAGTATAGGAATGTTGCTTTTTGCAAAATCAGTTCATCAGGAGCAGTAAAATAATTTCTCTAATGCATTGTTTTGAACAGAGTGTTTTAGATAATCTGGAATCTTAATGTAATGATGTTCCACTTAGATCTTAAACAGCTGTTAATTTGCTTATAGTTGTTGATGATTTTCTGTAATATTAAGTTGATAATGGTAGAGTGCATTCAGTCTTTCTCAAACCAGTACCTCCTTGCTGTTGGCACAATGCAACCTGGTGATTGAGTTCATATGACTGATGATGTTTCTCTCACATTGCTCAGGACTTAGAGCTCTGAACAAGATTGGCCTATCAAGTGAAGAGAACTATTCTGGAGAACATGTTTCTTTTGTTACTGTATTTACAACCTACAATTCTGTTTCAGCCGGAGATGGCAATGTTCCACCTGATTCTGTAACTGTTGGAAATAGTTCTTATAGCAAAATAGAAAGATCCATGACCATTCTGAACACTTTCATCAGTTTCATAAAGGTACCTCTTCCTTTTCTCTAAGTACGTGTGGATTTTGTTTACTGGTGGCAAGCTTAACACTAACATTTGATGGCTCGAATAATTCCCTCTCTTGTGAATGATAGATTGCAAGGCACCCCATATATTTGAATTACAGTTGAATTTATAGTTCCATCCCTATGTTTATGATAGAATATCCAGCATTTCAACTACGATGTTCCAAGTCTTGTATCATAGCATGTTGAGAGTGGAGTTACTAAGGAATTGATACTTTCTTCCTATTATTGAGATTGTTATCCTTTTTGTGTGGTAGGAAAACATGAAAGTAATGTAATGAATGTGAATACCAACATCACTATCATAGCCCTTCCTAGAAATGATGTATGAGTTCATGATCTTGTTACCTATGCTCCATAACAATTATCTCTTTTGCATCTTATTTGAAGCTTAAAAATATGCAGTGTGCTACTTTATTTCCATCAACAATTGTGACGTGAGTTGTTTAACACCTGATCATATCTGTAGAACCCTGCAGGTATCAATGCCAAGAAGTGACGTGATCATATTGACTGATCCTGGTTCAAAATTTTCAGTAAATCAAGGGAGTGCTACACTATTGCCTATTGAAGGAAACTATTCTCGCGGAAATTTGATGCTTCAGAGAATAAAGACATACATTGTAAGTGTATCGGCTTCATTTAGATCATTAAATTTTCTGCATATGCTTTCTCAAAATTACTTATGTGATCCATGTATTACTgctatcatcatctttatgcattATTTTCAACTGTAAGAGTTATATTTATGTATCTTATCCTCATATTTAGGCATTTCTGGAGCAAAAGCTTGTGGAATTTGATAGGACGGAGAGGTTGAATCATTTTGTTTTAACTGATTCCGATATAGCAGTGGTTGATGATCTTGGacatatatttgaaaaatatccccATTTTCATCTGGCTGTTACTTTTCGTAATAACAAAGGGCAACCATTGAATTCTGGGTTTGTTGCGGTAAGAGGAACCAGGGATGGCATCACTAAGTAAGTTGATAGCTATTGAATATATCATATTATACACAGCCAGTAAATTTCAAattaaaatctgttttttttcagAGCTGCGGAATTCTTGAAACAAGTCCTTAAAGCTTACAGCTTAAGATATATTAAGGCTGCCCGTATGCTTGGTGACCAATTAGCACTTGCATGGGTTGTCAAGTCTCATCTACCATCGGCTTTGGGAAAATTTTCTAAGCATGAAGCATTTACTGGTGAAGTTAATGGAACATCTGTTCTCTTCTTGCCTTGTGCTGTTTATAATTGGACCCCGCCTGAGGGTGCTGGACAGTTTCATGGTATACCCTTGGATGTTAAGGTATAACATTTTCTTACTTGTAAGGAACTTAATTGGtcagtcttttgctctttttcttCATGGAAATAAATTGTGGCCTAATATTAATAGAAAATAGTATTCTGCAGGCTCCTTACACATGAATGCATGGTTCTAAAATAGATGTAAAAACTAGGAAGATTGGTTCACCGTTACCTTTTCTCTCATATGTCATTTATAATTCAAATAAATTTCTAGAAACTGTGATAATACCGTGCATTGTGGATCCATGATGttttcttttgttataagctaTGCTCCGATTGATGATCAGTTTGTCAGCACACAAATATGGATCATTTGTGCAGGACTATACTTATTCAATAAATGTGCATGATGTGTAACATTGTTGTATATGTTTTCTATTTACTGTGACATCAAGAATAATTCTTGTACCATTTTTTCAGGTTGTCCATTTCAAAGGTTCAAGAAAGCGATTGATGCTTGAGGCATGGAATTTCTACAACTCAACCTCTAAGATGTCTGATATGCTATGCCTAATCTTGAGAAGTGGCCGGACGAAATACGACTTCTGAACTTTTGGTTAAAACTGACACATGGTATCCTTTATCACTCTCATCCTCGTTATCTTTCACAACTAACCTGACTATTAGACTTTGCCCTTTGGTATGACCGTATGATGTGTTTTGTTAACAAGTTTATCTTTTCTTTACAGTTGATACTATTCAAAGCTGTTGTGTGTTCAAGTATAGTACAAAAAAATGCTGACCATGAGGCTGTCATCACAAGAATTCAAGTATCATTCAGTATGTAACAAAAACATGTTAAGCTAGTGTGAACCCATACGAGAACCACACAGGGTGACCATGTAGGAACTGACCTCTTGTTCTTTTGGTTTATCCCTACCTGTTAAATATGTAATGTGGTTACCCATCAATGTGCACTATGGGGGTGTTTGGCATAGCTTAGCTTCAAGAAAATCAGCTTAACTTCTACTTTAAAGTTAGAGTTTCTAAAAGTGTTTCGTTTGCAGTTCAGTTTCACTAAAATAGGATTTTGTTTAAAAATTCCCTTATACCTTTGAATGATTTATGAGGCTGTTTATTTACATGTTTTTTCATAAAATCTTTAATAAAATAGTACGTCATAGTATTTCATATATATATGAAAAATAACAGGACGCCATATATTTAAGAAATAATATTTCAATCTCTAGAAAGCATCCGATGGCACTGAGTCAGAGTGAATAAACTTAGAAATTAAGCAAAAGATGATAGGAAATTTGTCCATGGAAAATCACGGCCTCAAACTGGTAGGGCACCTCGCATCCTCTGCAAGTTTGCATCAAAGATCTAGACTTCAAGTTGTTCACCGCCACGGCCCTACACGCCCGGACAAATTGCTTCACCCGGCCTCGTGGACACTACCGGCGGCCGCGGACTCCACACCGCCGCATCGGCGTCAAGGCGGCCTATCTGCACGCTTGCGCGCTTCCAGCCCTCGACCAATAGCGCCGTCTCCCGTGCGTAGGCTGTCGACTGACCAATAGCGCCATCTCCCGTTCGACTGTGCGTAGGCTGTCGACGACGGTGCCTTGCCCTCCTGCGGCCATGGCCAGACCGCCGTTCTTGGCCAAACCGCCATCCTCCACGCCACGGATAGCCATCGCTGCAATTGATCTCAGCGGTGATTTCTCCACCGTGTGCGCCCATCTCCCGTTCGGCCGTGTGTAGGCTGTCACCGACGGTGCCTTGCCTTCCTACGGCCATGGCCAGACCGCCGTCCTCCACGCCACAGGTAGCCATCGCTGCAAATGATCTCGGCAGCGATGTCTCCACGGTGTGCACCCATCTCCTGTTCGGCTGTGCGTAGGCTGTCGCCGACGGTGCCCTGCCCTCCTACAGCCATGGCCAGACCGCCGTCCTCCACGCCAGGGGTAGCCATCACTGCAAATGATCTCGTTGGCGATGTCTCCACGGTTTGTGCCCATCTCCCGTTCGATCATGAGTAGGATGTTGCCGACGGTGCCCTGCCCTCCTACGGCCATGGCCAGACCGCCGTCCTTCACAACATGGGTAGCCATCGCTGCAAATGATCCCGGCTGCGATATCTTCATGGTGTCCGTGGCTATAGCGTGCGTTTGGTTTGGCTGTGAGGTGTGAAAAAGCTGTTGTGAGCTGTCAGCGGTGAAAAAGTTGCCGTGAACTGACAGCTGCGAAAAAACTAAAAGTTGTTTGGTTAAACTTACTATGAAGATGTGCATTTGATATAAATTCTCTGTAATGCCCCTAAAGCTTTGATATATTGTTTGCACGTAAAATAATCATAATGATGTGATCTCTGCATATAAAATTAATTATTATATTTATAAATAAGGGTTGTTGGGATTCTTCTctgtcgaaggtcctcaaggcaaaaacaccttcggcaaaataaCACAAAGGCTCGCCGAAGCTATCTCCAGCCTCGGTCTAGCCCCTCAAGACGAAGACTCTATGTAGAAGCAATAATGCAGAATGTCGAAGCTCAGTAGCTTCGGTCCAGACCAAGCAGAGAAGTGAAAAGGACTAGATAGACCTTATTAATTTGAGTTGCTTCTAAACAAATGTTCAAgggtatggatgtaatttcacccgggatgcgtctcgtgcctataaatagatgaacagtgcctccgtactgttcatgctggattgtattcactctctcgcatcctcaccttcgagcaagccgaaggtatcaatgtaatattaacattgttggTATTCGTTTATGTTTTATGAAAtgcaagaataaatgaattattaaGATTTAATTAGCATACTTATTCCCTCGCATTCCTATCCTTATATtgatatgatgaaggtatgtccttcttgaccttcgtctaagAAGCATTATACCcgcaaggagataatgcttcgaaggatgaaggtccttaacgattaacaattgtgttgccttgttcttgactcacagcatttgagaacaagtgaccaacgttggcgcccacctccggtgaactcacttccacgattACGACAATGACTTCGCAAATCAACCAAACTGtgggaccttcggctacgaagctggtgctcccaatcacaggtggctcAGGTTCTaaaccagccaataagaagcagaagaaagaagcacagagaagggtacaacatgttggagtgcaaggacccttcatcaagtccaaatggtctcgtataccaatcaccttctcccaagaagaccttcagctcatgGATTATCCCCACAACGATGCAattgtcatatcttgtgtcatcaaggggtttctggtccacaacgtCCTAGTGGACATAGGAAGCGCGGCGGATATCATCTTCGcgaaggctttcaggcaaatgcaagagccgaatgacaagatacatgatgcaacacaccctatttgcggcttcggaggaagacagattttgGCGCTCGACAAGATAACTATGCCGAtcaccttcggctatgttcacaACGCAAGGACAGAACAGGTTGTCTTCGACATTATCGATATGgagtatccctacaatgcaatcattggtcgagggacgctgaatgccttcgaagcaatacttcacccaACATATCTTCGCATGAAATACCTtctgaccaagggcccattgttgtacatggaagccaagaggctgccaggagagccgaaggaagctggacagattcgaaggccatccacaacatagatgaagccgaagttcatcagcaatataagcataaaagagaaaaggctgcttcagcagatcaaccaaagctcatgcttttatgtgaagacatagccgagCAGAAGGTATTATTGGGTTCTCAATTATCTGgtgagcaagagaagactttgttgaaattcctgttcaacaacaaggatgtttttgctcgGTCAGCCAATAATCTCTGTGGTGttaatagagatgtcattgagcactcactcaatgtagacccggccttcagaccaagaaaacagaggcttcggaaaatgtccgatgataaagctgaaggtgcacgAAACGAAGTGAAAAGGCTACTGAGtgccggtgttatcagagaagtaacatacccagagtggATGGCTAATATTGTGATGGTAAAGaaagctaatggaaaatggagaatgtgcattgactttacagatctcaataaggcatgcccgaaggatgaattcccactgccaagaatagattcccttgtggatgcagtagctacttcagagctcatgagcttATTAGGCTGCTACTCATGATATCATCAAATCTAGATGaataaggaggatgagccgaagacaagcttcataacccctagtgggacctaTTGTTACattcggatgcctaaggggctcaagaatgttggaggaagcttcaacaggatgactgccaaagtccttcattcctaaattggcagaaatgtgctgacatatgttgatgatatcatagtaaagagcacaatGCAAGAAAATTATGttactgatttgcaagaaacatttgctaacttcagAAGGGCTAGTCTTAAACTAAACCCAaagaaatgtgtctttggagtgaagaaaggcaaatttcttggttgcttggtatcaacaaagggtatcgaagctaatccaagtaagatagaagctatacttcggatggagccaccaaagtcaagaaagggtgcccagaggttgacagggaggctggcatcattgaacagatttatttcaagatcagcagagaggaacttgccattcttcaaagtgttgaagtcagccgaagtctttcaatggggacaactttaactccaccttcgtcaggaactCCATTGCTGCTGTATGTAGCTTCTTCCCAAGCTGCGGTTAGTGCAACACTGGTGCAAGAGAAGCAGGAAGGCCAGGCAAGAAAACAAGTGCCAGTCTACTTTGTTTCTGAAGTGCTGAgtgcatcaaagaaaaattatatagagttagagaaggtactatatgctgtacTAATGGCTtctaggaagcttcgacattatttccaAGCATACCACAtcatattcagaaacccggaggcatcggtgaggattgccaagtgggcagccgaactctccggctaccacatcagcttcgagcccaggacagccatcaagtcgcaagtcctggcagacttcgtcgtcgactggactgggccagtagcacagccggacccatccacagaaaaggtctggaccatccattgcgacggcgcatggtgccatgcgggggcaggcgtcgctgcaatcgtcacctcaccaactggagtcaaacacagatatgcagcacgcctcagcttcgctctggagtccgacagatgcacaaacaacatcgcagagtatgaagcggttatcctcggcctccgcaagctaagggccctcggagtcaccacatgtatcatcaagacagactccaaaatagttgccggccagatcgagaaagactatgcagcaaaggaccccgcgctcatgcaatacctcgcggctatccgaagtctcgagagacagttcaagggattcaccttgcaacatgtggatagggccaagaacgaggaggccgacgcattggccaaggctgccgccaggggcgagcccttgccctccgacgtgttctttcacaccatcggcacgcctgccatccgaagccccgaagggctccaaataactaatgatagcgagggccaccgtatagtcaacctaatcatgaccgaagactggcgggcaccaataaccctgttcctacaggggtactatcatccaactgacgtcagtgaggcaaagcgcctcagacatcgaagccgggacttcgcactgattgagggccaattatacaagaaaggggtcagtcagccaatgcttaaatgcgtcaccgaaaccgaaggcatgcagatcctacgcgaagtccacagtggcacgtgcggctcgcacgcagggccaagggccctggctgccaaggtgatccgacaagggttttactggcccgcaatgatctgcgccgcaaatcgggtcacgaggtcctgcgaagcctgccagaagttctctcctcggtcaggcaacccctcgcaatatacaaagctgattgcccatacatggcctctccagcgctggggcctggacatcgtcgggcccctgcccaccgctcaggggaaccttaagttcgccttcgtagccgtcgaatacttcaccaaatggattgaagcgagggctgtttccacaatcacatcaaagactgcccaaaaattcttctggcagaacatcgtttgccgcttcggagtaccgtccgagctaacagttgacaacggcaagcagttcgacagccaagatttcaaggatttttgtttctccatcggcaccaagcttgccttcgcttcagtctatcatccgcagtccaacggggtcgtggagcgtgccaatgggaaaatattcacagctgtcaaaaagatgctcctcgatgaaaaaaaaggcagatggaccgatttattaccggaggcagtctgggcgctaaacacaactgagtgcagggcgaccgggttcactcctttccgccttctatacggatcggaggcaatgaccccgcaagaaataaagcatgggtccccgcgtacagttccgtcagccgtccccgacgtggacgagccaacttcaaaagatctcattgacggagaccgggtcttcgccctacaggccctaaacaaataccaagcccagaccaaagcatggcgcgaccacgcagtcatcccgagggagttcagcgagggagacctcgtactcgtccgaacagctcggacggagtccaagggcaagttggagcccaagtgggagggccccttcatagtcaagtcaaaagcttcccccagcgcttacaggctcacaacgccaaatggcgaggtcctggagcactcctggaacatcgacaaccttcgcaaattttttgtttgacccatttagggctgatttcgcccttgtaatccgccgcaaacaatcttgtaccggcccgcactcttttcctcccgggggtgaggtttttaacgaggcggagccatgtaatatatgtgagaaaaatcccccgcaaaaacatgtgtcgaaaaaagaccgcgacaacggtcttcggcattcgaccaattcgaagtcaccgcgaggctaagcgctagccaccctcgcgtgcgacaaatccgcgcagaagtcgcctaagggtgcagccggactaagcacaacaagtgcaaaaaatccgatgtctatcgcgaagactatccgcgcagaagtcgcctaagggtgcagccggactaagcacaacaagtgcgaaaaaatccgatgtctatcgcgaagactatccgcgcagaagtcgcctaagggtgcagccggactaagcacaacaagtgcgaaaaaatccgatgtctatcgcgaagactatccgcgcagaagtcgcctaagggtgcagccggactaagcacaacaagtgcgaaaaaatccgatgtctctcgcgaagactatccgcgcagaagtcgcctaagggtgcagccgaaccagtacaacaaaagcagaaacgatagcatcaaaccatccgcgctaagaacgactataatcacaacagcacagcataaccaaccataccagacaaaaggcacacaacgtcctcgcaggcacaggcacgcgagggcacacaacttcatcgtacaaacccctacacatatacaagcgagggcaccacactctacatcggctcaaccttaggaataagtcccatctctctataattaaataacattatcctaagctcctcacccgcaaaaagacttcgcagttccctttcccctgtactcgcagcggccggcaaagacaacagctcctgacgaccagccctactcacacgaagccgagccccctcctccgcgctaaccctacgttttgcaaccgcccttcgtcgtcggcgcccggtgctagggc
It encodes:
- the LOC103638617 gene encoding uncharacterized protein, which translates into the protein MAVPRPRIRALRRGTLLLFLLVPLIYSVSRLQPWAPEKGVCLPPPTAPKRPDHLVLGPAAGQGRPDRLQCRGLRALNKIGLSSEENYSGEHVSFVTVFTTYNSVSAGDGNVPPDSVTVGNSSYSKIERSMTILNTFISFIKVSMPRSDVIILTDPGSKFSVNQGSATLLPIEGNYSRGNLMLQRIKTYIAFLEQKLVEFDRTERLNHFVLTDSDIAVVDDLGHIFEKYPHFHLAVTFRNNKGQPLNSGFVAVRGTRDGITKAAEFLKQVLKAYSLRYIKAARMLGDQLALAWVVKSHLPSALGKFSKHEAFTGEVNGTSVLFLPCAVYNWTPPEGAGQFHGIPLDVKVVHFKGSRKRLMLEAWNFYNSTSKMSDMLCLILRSGRTKYDF